Within Plasmodium coatneyi strain Hackeri chromosome 14, complete sequence, the genomic segment aaataaaaatctTCCTCAATCGGGATTGTGTGATAAACCACGGGCTGTACTGCATCGGGCACGTGATCCTGGTGCAGGGCCGCATGCGGCTCTCCAACAAGACCTTCTACGCCGCGGAAATCATGCACCCACCGAGGTAAGTGCGGCAACCAAACTGGCCACGTCTCCGTTTCATCGTTTGCCCGGTTGATTGGTTCATATGTTGATCGATTGCCACATTAAATGTTTCCCCGTAGGAACTTCGAAGAGGAGCGGAACGAAGAAGACATGTTCTACGACTTtgaaaacgaaaaggagaaaaagcaaGTGGAGGAGTACGAAATTATCGTGCGGAAAAAcgataagaagaaaaactggATCATCATGCATGATGTGTATCTGGATAATCCCTACACCTTCGACATTCTCGATAAGATGTTTTCCTTATATGTGAATACCTACCCGGAGAATGAACTTCCTATAGGCTTTATCTTTATGGGGGACTTTATCAGCCTCAAATTTGACTACAATAAGAATTTCCACAACGTATACATAAAGGGGTTTGAAAAATTGTCGGTTATGCTTATTTCAAAGTTTAAACTGATCTTGGAGCACTGTTACTTGATCTTCATTCCTGGAAAGAACGACCCCTGTGCATGCAAAAATAGCATCCCTCAAATGCCCATCCTGCCTTACTATGTGAGAAAATTCCAACAGAACATAGAGTCCTTTTTCTCATCTAAGAAGAAGATCATCTTTGCCACGAACCCGTGTAGAATCCGCcactttaacaaaaaaatgatcttTTTCAGACAAGACATTTTAAATGACCTAATATGGAGCTCAACCATTAATGCATCCAacaatgagaaaaataatatgcaGAACATTTTTGTGTCTACCATCGTGGGGCAGAGTCACATTTATCCAATCCCACATGACAACAGGATTTTGAAGAGGTACTCTTcattcctcttcctctatCCTTTGCCACACTTTATCTGCATTTCGGACAACACTTGTAACAGCTTCATTTCGTACGCCTCTGAGGACACTAATGATTCGATCATTTCCAACTCGGATATGTCCTTCACGAGGAAGAAGACCTTCACGGTTTACAACGTCCTCGAGCATGAGGCCAAGCGTTACGTCGTCCCGATTTGACGCTTACTGTGGGGGGTAGCGTagaagcgttttttttttttttttttccccacacgGCTAACTTCCCTCTACGTGGTAAACCTTGGCTTGCGATTTGATGTAACTCCACACCCGATTGCCTTCGACGAAACTGCTCTGGGCCACGATGATCAGCTGGCTCCTGGCCCTGCTCAGCGCCACGTTT encodes:
- a CDS encoding DNA polymerase epsilon subunit 2; the protein is MEDLARERLIEGARSHHDIKNINLYLANIEENIIRIKNEGESIIDEVFLAFNGSISHISLYAYLYDHKISVNLECLQLIYEQSYIEEEKIIGEGIREQESVVDIAKFDSDLIHYLVSECRNNYDESTNLSTKQIEQIIGNYKNRIFEESIGVYKEKYGDAIKVFNCFIDFSHFFYDEKKMKFIKKKKTDSVENYNNYIDANTDVEFYELKYHLLTKKAKGHASVLFWSDALNEIHIKNKTIITSVDAIKLTNTGHQHVIGILGLNRDGDMVIQGIRNEIKIFLNRDCVINHGLYCIGHVILVQGRMRLSNKTFYAAEIMHPPRNFEEERNEEDMFYDFENEKEKKQVEEYEIIVRKNDKKKNWIIMHDVYLDNPYTFDILDKMFSLYVNTYPENELPIGFIFMGDFISLKFDYNKNFHNVYIKGFEKLSVMLISKFKLILEHCYLIFIPGKNDPCACKNSIPQMPILPYYVRKFQQNIESFFSSKKKIIFATNPCRIRHFNKKMIFFRQDILNDLIWSSTINASNNEKNNMQNIFVSTIVGQSHIYPIPHDNRILKRYSSFLFLYPLPHFICISDNTCNSFISYASEDTNDSIISNSDMSFTRKKTFTVYNVLEHEAKRYVVPI